The nucleotide window CCTGCATTTCACCCACTCTGACATTATCAAACGAAACATATGCAGAAACATCACTATTATTTATTAAGCGGTCATAGGCTAAAACAGGGATTCCTTCTTGCTTCGCTTGATCCACTACGGTAGTTAAGGAATCAGAATTAATGGCGATAATAACGAGGGCATCGATTCCTTGTGAAAGCATGTTTTGAATTTGCGATAATTGCTTCGCTTCGTCTCCATTAGCAGATTGAACAAATACATCCGCACCTAAACCCTTTGCCTTTTCTACGAAAATATCACGGTCATGTTGCCATCTTTCTAATGTCAAATCTGAAACAGAAAGACCAATTTTTATTTTTTTATTCTGATCTCCTTTGCTACTGCTTGCCTTTTGGCTCGCTACATCTTCCCCACAAGCTGCCAACATGAGTACTAGGAGCGATACCAGGAATAAGCTTAGTAAACCCTTACATTTCTTCATTTTCTGTCCCCCTTTAATTTGTGATTACAAAAGAATAATATCATTCCAAACTTAGTTTGTCCATCCAATAAACTAAGTTTATAAAAATATTTTGAACATTTTATGACTTTGACTTACCGTTGAATTTTCAATAACCCCTGTAAGCTTACGCCAATACGACTGCAGCCTTTTGACAAATAGACTGATAACAAGCGTCAATGGCACGCATATTTAGAATCGTATTTTCTGCGGAATACGACGGTTGAGTATTTTCCATGATAGACTGAGAAAAATGCTCAATTTGAAGTTTATATTGGTCACCCGTTATCTTTTCGGTCCGGTCTCCCTGCTCTGACTGAACTATAATGAAACCTTCGCCGCCATAGGTATCAGGACGAAAAGCTCTTGGCACTGAAATGCGGCCCTTTGTACCAACCACCTCATACTCCTGTCTAAAGGCCATATCAAAACTGCAGTCAAACACAGCCATTATTCCATTGGCTAGTTTCATATGAACTAGGGCAGATAGATCCACTCCCGTATGAGGGTCAAGCGTAGCAAAGGTCTCAACTTCAATCGGCTCTGTGTGTAAAATAGAACGAATCGCATGAATACAGTAACACCCAACATCATAAATACTTCCGCCGCCCATTTCCTTTTTCATTCTAATATTGGATTGTTTATCCTCCATATAAAACGAAAAGCTGGCACGCATGAATTTTATCTCACCAATTTCTCCATCAGCGATTATTTCCTGAACCCTTTGGTGCTGGGGGTGAAATTGGTACATAAATGCTTCCATGAATTTTATATCCTTTTGTTTGCAAAACGCAGCCATTTCCCCAGTCTCTTCCGTTGTTAATGCAGCCGGCTTTTCACATAGAACATGTTTGCCAAGCCCAGCAGCTTTTTTAACCCATTTACTATGTAAATGATTAGGAAGCGGGATGTAAACTGCGTCAATTTCCGAATCACGAAGAAGCTCCTCATAACTTTCAAAGCTTTTTGGAATGGATAATCTAGCAGCCACCGCCTTTGCTTTTTCATCCCTACTAGCTATACCAACCATTTCAGCATTTTCGGATCGATTAATGGCAGGTATTACTTGTGTCTGTGCGATAGATGCGGTGCTTACGACTCCCCACCGAACCTTTTCCATTGCTATCATTCCTTTCTTATAAAATTCCTAAAATAGATCAGGTCCTTCTACATTTTTTGGTAATGAATGATTAGACAATCATCTGTCATAACCCTATACTTTTAGTAAGCTCATTATATCATTAAACATAAACTTTGTATATCCAATAAACAAAGTTTATGTTAAAATTGATCTACTTACTACGTTAGGGGATTTTTATCATGCAACCAAAAACCTGGAATCAACAAATCGTTAAAGAAAATAATAAAGCACTAGTCTTACAAATGATTTTGGCAAAGGAACCGCTATCACGGGCAGATATTGCCCAAGTTACCGGTCTGAATAAAGCGACAGTCTCTTCTATGGTAAACGAATTACTCGACGAGGAACTGATTTATGAATCTGGTCCAGGTGAATCCAGCGGTGGACGGCGGCCCGTTCTTCTTCATTTCAATAAAGTGGCGGGCTATGCCATTGGACTGAATATTGGGGTAAATTATATTTTATGTATACTGACCGATTTAAAAGGGAATATCCTCATTGAAAAAAATCAATTACTCCTAGATACCTCCTATCCTGTTGTGACGAGCTTAGTGATTGAAATGATTCACTCCGTAATGGACGAAATGCCGAAAAGTAAATACGGCACCGTCGGAATTGGGATAGGCGTGCCGGGAATAGTGGATAAATCCGGAACCATCTTACTGGCTCCGAACCTAGGCTGGAAGGATTTATCCTTAAAACAGGTGATTACGGACGAATTCAATCTCCCTGTCATTATTGAAAATGAAGCAAATGCCGGGTCCTATGGGGAAAAACAATTTGGTGTAGGTCAAAACTTTCAAAATATCGTTTATGTAAGTGCTGGAATCGGGATTGGTGTTGGCATCATCTTGAACGGAGAATTATATCAAGGGAAAAACGGTTTTGCCGGAGAAATGGGTCACATGATCATTGAAGCGAACGGTAAACCGTGCAGCTGCGGAAGTAGAGGATGTTGGGAGGCCTATGCTTCTGAGCACGCATTGATCAACGTGGAAAATCAAAAATATTTATCACTCGAATTGTTAATTGAATTAGCTGAAAAAAATGACCAGAGTGCCCTGAAGCTGTTTGAACAAATTGGCCGTTATCTCGGATATGGCATGAATAACATTATAAATACCTTTAATCCTGAACAAGTCATCATTGGAAATCGATTAGCAAAAGCGCAGAAATGGCTAGAGGAATCGATTCGCAAAACGATTAATACCCATACTCTTTCCTTTCATCGTCAAGAAGTGGAATTACAGTTTTCAACGCTCTCCATTTATTCAGCGGCATTAGGCGTAACCGCTTTTGTAGTGGAAGACTTTATCACAGGAGGAAAGGTAGAGGAGATTTCTAATTAAAAATGGAAATAGACCACGAAAAAGGCACAACTAGCTAGTTGTGCCTTCTATCTGTTTATGATAGATACTTTTTTATGCTTGCTTGCTTTCAAGCCTGCGCGCAATCAATGATAAGCAGTAGTTGACAATAAAGTACATGAGCGCGACGACCACAAAGATTGGAATCACGTAATTAACATTTTGGGCATAGATGATTTGAGCATTGTGCATGAATTCCGGCAGCGCAATAATCACGCATAGTGAAGTGTCCTTCAATAACGAGATAAATTGACTAACAATCGGCGGCACCATGCGCCGAAGGGCTTGTGGCATGACAATATGCCATAATGTTTGGATATACGTTAACCCTGATGAACGGGCAGCTTCAATTTGTCCTTTATGGATGGAAGTTAGGCCGCTTCTTACAATCTCAGCCAGCATTGCTGATTCAAACACAGTCAATGCCGAGATTGCCGCAGCTGTGGGGCTAAGCTTCAATCCCACTTCAGGCAAGGCAAAAAAGGTGAAGAAAATAATCAAAAGCAGCGGCATATTCCGAATCGTCTCGACAATCAAAGCCACAACCTTCGATAGGAACTTAATTTTGGCAAAACGTAAGGTCCCTAACACGATACCGATAATAAAGCTTAATACAATCGAAACAAAGGCAATGTAAAGCGTCACCTTAAAACCATCGGCGAGGAATTTTAAATGATCGACTGAGAGCGCTCCTGCAATATCCATAAATTCCCCTCCTTAATGGCTTCTAGCTAAGCGTTTTTCCAGATAACCAACGCCAAGACTTAATGGAATTGTTAACACGAGATAAAAGATGGCCACAAAAATATAGACATCAAAAGTAACGAATGTATGGGAGGATACAAGGTCACCAAAGTACATTAAATCTAAACCGGCAATCATCCCCAAAATAGCAGAGTTTTTGACTAGATTAATAAACTGGTTGCCTATTGGAGGAATGACTATTTTAATCGCTTGCGGTAAAATAATGACCCTCATCGCCTGCAAATAGGTAAGACCTGATGATCTTGCCGCCTCCATTTGTCCTTTCGGTACAGATTGTATTCCAGCGCGAATTGCTTCCGCAATGAAGGATGCCGTATAAATGGCAAGGGCAATCGTCCCTGCCACAAATCCAGTTAACGTTACACCTACAGCGGGAAGACCAATATAAAAGAAAAAGGCTATGATGAGTAAAGGAATATTTCTGATAAACTCAACATACGCGCTGCCAATCCAATTTAAAGGTTTAATCGGTGCAATTCTCATAACCGCTACAATCACGCCAATAATAAAGCTTCCGATCAAGGCAATGATACTAGACAGCACCGTATTCTTAAATCCTTCTAAATATGTATCCCAGTTATCTACCAGTATGGAAAAATCAAGCAAATAGATCTCCCTCCTTTTCTTAAAAAGTAGTCAGGATGGGCATAAAAGCGAAAGCGCCCTGATCAGCGGCGTATGGCCTGGAGCACTCCAACTGAGATAAAGGAAACACGATGAGCCGGAGGCGAATCGATGTTGACTTATCGTAGGGCGGAGCGCGAAGGACACTAGCCGCTAGGGCACTGGAGCTGGGCATGATAGGCCCATCCTGATTTTAGAAGATGTTAGTTGGACTTGATCCATTTTTTGTGAATTTCGTCGTACTTTCCGTTATCTTTCATCTTCTTTAGGGCGCTATTGATCGCATCAACTAATTCTTTGTTTCCTTTTTTAACAGCAATTCCGTATGGCTCTTCTGTAAAAGTTCCACCGACTAGCTGATAGTTTGCATCTTGGTCAACCATTCCATAAAGAATGGAATCATCCGTTGTTAAGGCATCTCCTTGACCGGATTTCAATGCTGTAAAGGCCTCTGTATAGTTTTCAAATTCTAATACAGTTGTCTCTGGAGCTTTTTCACGAATATTGATGGCAGATGTTGAGCCTTTAACGGCAAGAACCTTCGTACCCTTTTTCAAATCATCAAGTCCTTTGATCGGGCTGCCCTTTTTGACAAGTAGTGATTGTCCAGCATCAAAGTAGACATCCGAGAAATCAACCTCTTTTTTACGCTCTTCGGAAATCGTCATGGTGGCAACGATTGCATCAATATCGCCATTGTTTAACATCGGGATACGTGTTTTAGATGTAACCTCTTTAAACTCTACCTTTTTCTCATCCCCAAGAATATCCTTTGCCAACTCTTTGGAAATATCAATATCAAAACCTTCTACTTCCCCGGAAGATGGATTCTTAAGTCCAAATAATCGAGTATCATATTTTACTCCGATCACAATTTTGCCATCCTCTTTAATTTGCTCTAACGCATTTTTGGCTGCAGTCCCATTTGCTTCTTTTTCATCCCCTTTACCGCACGCTGAAAGCAGCATGGAAGCCGATAATAAAAGAACGCCCGCAATCTTACTTGTTCTACTCTTAAACATAGAAATCCCCCTAAAGTTTAATGATTTAATATACGACTGAGAAATAGACGCGCTCTTTCTTCTTTTGGATTCGCGTAAAAATCAGCCGGTTTCCCCTGTTCAAGAATTTGCCCGTGGTCCATGAATATGATACGATCGGCTACTTCTTTCGCAAATCCCATTTCATGGGTAACGACGACCATCGTCATCCCTTCTTTTGCCAGTGTTTTCATAACATCCAGCACTTCACCAATCATTTCCGGGTCAAGTGCCGAAGTGGGCTCATCAAACAGCATAATTTCAGGCTTCATCGCAAGTCCTCTTGCAATCGCCACCCTTTGTTGCTGGCCTCCTGATAACTGGGATGGATAAACATCTGCCTTTTCCGGTATCCCTACTTTTTCAAGATAATACCTAGCCACTTTCTCCGCTTCCGCCTTCGATTGTTTTACTACCATCATGGGTGCAATCGTAATGTTTTCAAGAACGGTTTTATGCGGATACAGGTAAAAATGCTGAAATACCATCCCGATATTTCGTCTTAACTCATTAATATTCGCCTTTTTGTCATTTACCTTAAACCCGTTAACAGTTAACTCTCCGCCCGAGATGGTTTCCAGCTGATTAATACAGCGAAGCAACGTACTTTTCCCCGACCCTGAAGGCCCAATAACAACGACAACTTCTCCTTTATTAATCTCTAGATTAATATCTTTGAGAACATGAAAGTCCCCATAATATTTATTGACCGAATCAAACCGAATCACACCAATCCTCCTCCCTGTTGTTCATTTCCTATGTACGACGCCTGTCATATTGCCACTTTTCTTAGAATTTCAACTTTTAAGAATTGACAAATAACTACAGGTATATTGACATACTACAGTTTTTTTCCAATTTAGTAAACATCAATTCGGAAATTTGCAAATATTCCTGCTGATTTTTGCTATCTTTTAGTGGATTATGGAAAAAGAAATGGGATCGATTCTAGCATTCTTCGGCAAAATTTAAGGTGTCGGGTAAAAAAGCCCAGGAAAAAAAGTGGAGCCCCCAAGCTGGGATAGCTTAGGCGACTCCACTAGTATTTATTCGCTCTTATAGATAAAGTAATCAAAGTCGGCGTGCCGTCTTTGCCCCGATGTATCCTGGCACTGGATTCCGACAAAGGCACCAGTAAAGAAGCCACCGCCTTGAATATAGTCGTCCGATAACTTATAGGATTGGAGTGTTACGGGGATACCGTTCCAACTTTCACCATCAAATGAGTAGGAATAGTGATACACATTCGTTTTTACTTCAACACGAAGGTACACATATTCAACCTCTTCAGGAATCACAATCTCCTCCCCTTGTAAGGGTTGGGCGAAAGTAAAGTTATCACAGGTCACAAGTTCTAGTATTCTGCCTTTGTGTTCGTTCCAAGAGATTTGACATGCGGTCCAGTTCTGTGTGTTATAGTAATTTACCAGTCCTGCCGATTGCTGGAAGGTTTCAGGATGAAAGGCGACCTTAGTCTCTGCGGTAAAGTGAAAGTGTTGCCATCGCCTTGCCACAAAAGCCTGCGTGAATTTTGATGTTAGGGACTCTTTCCCGTACAAGCGCAGGTGTCCAGGACGATCTTTCAATGAAACAATATCCTCTCCCAATGGTATCCGCAAATTTTGAAAATGAAGGTTTAGGCTGGTCGTATCAAAATCATCCTTTTCCGGAAAATCCCTTTCCCAGCGGACCTCTTCCAGTTTAGGACCTTCAATCTCAACCGCAGGCTGATTGCCCCCTACCACATAGGGCCAATTGTCTTTCCATTCCAGCCGCTGGATGGCCGTTTCCCTCCCAAGCGGACAATATCCGCGAGGATCTAATAACGGCTGACCTAATCTTGGTAGAGGCCTTCCAGTCAAATGGACAAGGAACCACTCGTCCGTATGCGTGTGGACGATAGAAGCATGGCCCGCCTTCTGAAGTGGATTTCTTGGGTACGGGAATGAAGTAATCAAAGGGTTCTCCGGATGTACCTCATATGGTCCCATTAACTGGGTGGAACGTGCAATCGTTGCTTGATGATCAAATTTTGTACCGCCCTCCGCCGTTAGGAGGTAGTAGTAGCCATGCATTTTATATAAATGAGGCGCCTCTGTCAGCCTACTATCTGTTCCCTTAAAGATGATTTCAGCCTTACCCACCAGCTTTTGTTCTTCCACACTATATTCCTGAAGGGCAATTCCGTAAAAATTATGATGACCTACCCGATGATCCCAGTACATATTAACTAAGTATTTTTTTCCATCATCATCGTGGAATAGGGAAGGATCAAAGCCAGAACTATTTAAATAAATCGGATCTGACCATTCGCCATCAATCGAATCACAGGTAGTAAGGTAATTGTGACAGTCCTTCCATTGACCTTCCACTACCTTTACATCCGTATAGATCAGCCAAAACTGCCCATTACGATAAGACAAGGCCGGTGCCCAAATCCCGCCCGAATCAGGATTTCCCATCATATTCAACTGACTTAACCTGTTAAGCGGCCTTGCTGCTAAACGCCAGTTTTTCAAATCCTTTGAATGATAAATACCTACTCCTGGAAACCATTCAAATGTGGAGACGGCAATATAATAGTCTTCTCCTGCACGGCAAATACTTGGATCTGGATTAAATCCTGTTAATATTGGATTTTGAATAAAAGCCATTTTTCACACTCCCGTCCGTTCATTCAGCTATTTGTTTACTTGAATCCATACATCCACCTAGTAGTCTCGCTTTTTTATAGGAAATCCGCTTAAAGCAATAATTTCCGCCAATCATGAATATCCATGCCATCGATGCACCCCCAAAAAACGGGATCAGCCCCGGCTGATACAGCATCAAGAACAGAATGGCTCCCAATCCTGCTAGAAGCAGCAAGGTGATATGAAAGTTAAGAACTCCAATGAAGAAAGCATTTTTTAGATAATCCATTAAGGTACCTTCATAATGAACATAGACTGGAAAGATATACAAAACGATGATGATATAACCCATTGTAATAATCAGTAATGGTGCTAATAATGCTAGCTGTAGTGCTCCATCCACCATTCTTAAAAACAGAAAATCACTGGCAAGAAATACTCCGCTGATGGCAAGACATATTCCCAAACCATTTGCTCGTTTGAATTCCCTGCGATATGCCGTAAGAAAGGTTTGCCAAACCGGTACATCCGTTTCTTTCATTAGCCATTTTCTTATGATTGTAAAAAGCGCCACAGTCGCAGGCATGATTCCAAAAAGAAGGAATCCTGCTATGGAAAAGAGGAACCATAAAAGATTCAGATAGGCTAGTTTCATCATCCACTCACAAACTATAAATAGTTTCCCCATTGTTTTTCCGGTTAGCATTTGATCCACTCCCCCTGAACATTTACCCTTTGACAGATCCCGAAGCAAGCCCTTCTACAATTCGATTGCTTAAAATAAAGAAGGCAATCAGGATTGGCAGGATACTGATAACTAGCGTCGCACCAATTGCCCCCCAGTCGGTCGTATATTGACCAATAAAGTTTTGAATTCCGACTGTCAGTGTTTTGAAGTGATCTGAACTAATGAACGTGTTGACAAAGACAAACTCATTCCAGTTGTAAATCATGTTGATAATAGCCGCCGTCGCCATTACTGGAGCGGTCATTGGTAAGGTAATCCGGAAAAAGATATGATTAATGGAAGCACCGTCCATTACGGCCGCTTCTTCCACCTCTCTTGGTAATGCCTCGTAAAATCCAAGTAGAATCATAATCGTGATCGGCAAGTTAAAAGCCGTATAAGCCAAAATAATGGATAACGGGTTATCAATCAGGTTCACTTTTGTGAAGGTATTGAATAACGGAATCAAGGTTGAATGGACCGGAATCATTAATCCCACCATGAATAGACCTAAAACCAGTTTGCTGCCCTTCCAGTTCATTCTCGTAATCGCAAAAGTCACCATGCTGGCCAACACGACCGTCAAGACAACCGCTGCGACCGTATAAGTGACACTATTGAGAAAGTACTGGCTGATATTTCCTTCTGTCCAAACCTTTTGGTAATTTTCCCATTTTGGACTTTCAGGTAAGGAAAAGGGCGACATATTGAAGACCTCTTGATTATTTTTCAGTGAAAAGAGAAATAACCAGACAATCGGAAAGATTTGAAAGACTGCCACAATAATCAGAAAGACATACATGATTCCGAGGGCCGTCCGATTTAGAAAGGAGTTCTTCCCGTGATTTATTTTCTGCTTGCTGGCGATTAGCGTGGACTCCGTTGCTTTGACGGTATTCATCTAAATCCTCCTCCCTTAATAGATATCATCGTTCTGAACGGTAAGTTTGCGGATCAAATAGGTAATGACTAAACAGATCACTAATAGGAAGAAACCAATTGCACTTCCGTAGCCGAAGTCAAAGCCTTTAAATGCTTTATGGTACATATAGGAGGCCATCACTTCACTTGAATTGTTCGGGCCCCCATCGGTCATGACGTATATTAAATCAAAGTATTTTAACGAGCCGACAACCGCCAGGACAATCGTCACTTTGATGACATTCATGATTAACGGAAGCTTGATTTTTAGCGCAATTTGAATGGGAGTGGCCCCATCAATTTTTGCAGCTTCAATGAGCGATTCCGGGATGTTTTTCAATGCCGCATAATAAATCAAAATATAAAAGCCCGCATACTGCCAGATAATTGGAATGATAATCGCATACAAGGCGATT belongs to Neobacillus sp. OS1-2 and includes:
- a CDS encoding carbohydrate ABC transporter permease, whose protein sequence is MNTVKATESTLIASKQKINHGKNSFLNRTALGIMYVFLIIVAVFQIFPIVWLFLFSLKNNQEVFNMSPFSLPESPKWENYQKVWTEGNISQYFLNSVTYTVAAVVLTVVLASMVTFAITRMNWKGSKLVLGLFMVGLMIPVHSTLIPLFNTFTKVNLIDNPLSIILAYTAFNLPITIMILLGFYEALPREVEEAAVMDGASINHIFFRITLPMTAPVMATAAIINMIYNWNEFVFVNTFISSDHFKTLTVGIQNFIGQYTTDWGAIGATLVISILPILIAFFILSNRIVEGLASGSVKG
- a CDS encoding amino acid ABC transporter ATP-binding protein, producing the protein MIRFDSVNKYYGDFHVLKDINLEINKGEVVVVIGPSGSGKSTLLRCINQLETISGGELTVNGFKVNDKKANINELRRNIGMVFQHFYLYPHKTVLENITIAPMMVVKQSKAEAEKVARYYLEKVGIPEKADVYPSQLSGGQQQRVAIARGLAMKPEIMLFDEPTSALDPEMIGEVLDVMKTLAKEGMTMVVVTHEMGFAKEVADRIIFMDHGQILEQGKPADFYANPKEERARLFLSRILNH
- a CDS encoding Gfo/Idh/MocA family oxidoreductase; its protein translation is MEKVRWGVVSTASIAQTQVIPAINRSENAEMVGIASRDEKAKAVAARLSIPKSFESYEELLRDSEIDAVYIPLPNHLHSKWVKKAAGLGKHVLCEKPAALTTEETGEMAAFCKQKDIKFMEAFMYQFHPQHQRVQEIIADGEIGEIKFMRASFSFYMEDKQSNIRMKKEMGGGSIYDVGCYCIHAIRSILHTEPIEVETFATLDPHTGVDLSALVHMKLANGIMAVFDCSFDMAFRQEYEVVGTKGRISVPRAFRPDTYGGEGFIIVQSEQGDRTEKITGDQYKLQIEHFSQSIMENTQPSYSAENTILNMRAIDACYQSICQKAAVVLA
- a CDS encoding glycoside hydrolase family 43 protein gives rise to the protein MAFIQNPILTGFNPDPSICRAGEDYYIAVSTFEWFPGVGIYHSKDLKNWRLAARPLNRLSQLNMMGNPDSGGIWAPALSYRNGQFWLIYTDVKVVEGQWKDCHNYLTTCDSIDGEWSDPIYLNSSGFDPSLFHDDDGKKYLVNMYWDHRVGHHNFYGIALQEYSVEEQKLVGKAEIIFKGTDSRLTEAPHLYKMHGYYYLLTAEGGTKFDHQATIARSTQLMGPYEVHPENPLITSFPYPRNPLQKAGHASIVHTHTDEWFLVHLTGRPLPRLGQPLLDPRGYCPLGRETAIQRLEWKDNWPYVVGGNQPAVEIEGPKLEEVRWERDFPEKDDFDTTSLNLHFQNLRIPLGEDIVSLKDRPGHLRLYGKESLTSKFTQAFVARRWQHFHFTAETKVAFHPETFQQSAGLVNYYNTQNWTACQISWNEHKGRILELVTCDNFTFAQPLQGEEIVIPEEVEYVYLRVEVKTNVYHYSYSFDGESWNGIPVTLQSYKLSDDYIQGGGFFTGAFVGIQCQDTSGQRRHADFDYFIYKSE
- a CDS encoding ROK family transcriptional regulator, with protein sequence MQPKTWNQQIVKENNKALVLQMILAKEPLSRADIAQVTGLNKATVSSMVNELLDEELIYESGPGESSGGRRPVLLHFNKVAGYAIGLNIGVNYILCILTDLKGNILIEKNQLLLDTSYPVVTSLVIEMIHSVMDEMPKSKYGTVGIGIGVPGIVDKSGTILLAPNLGWKDLSLKQVITDEFNLPVIIENEANAGSYGEKQFGVGQNFQNIVYVSAGIGIGVGIILNGELYQGKNGFAGEMGHMIIEANGKPCSCGSRGCWEAYASEHALINVENQKYLSLELLIELAEKNDQSALKLFEQIGRYLGYGMNNIINTFNPEQVIIGNRLAKAQKWLEESIRKTINTHTLSFHRQEVELQFSTLSIYSAALGVTAFVVEDFITGGKVEEISN
- a CDS encoding transporter substrate-binding domain-containing protein, with translation MFKSRTSKIAGVLLLSASMLLSACGKGDEKEANGTAAKNALEQIKEDGKIVIGVKYDTRLFGLKNPSSGEVEGFDIDISKELAKDILGDEKKVEFKEVTSKTRIPMLNNGDIDAIVATMTISEERKKEVDFSDVYFDAGQSLLVKKGSPIKGLDDLKKGTKVLAVKGSTSAINIREKAPETTVLEFENYTEAFTALKSGQGDALTTDDSILYGMVDQDANYQLVGGTFTEEPYGIAVKKGNKELVDAINSALKKMKDNGKYDEIHKKWIKSN
- a CDS encoding YesL family protein, with translation MLTGKTMGKLFIVCEWMMKLAYLNLLWFLFSIAGFLLFGIMPATVALFTIIRKWLMKETDVPVWQTFLTAYRREFKRANGLGICLAISGVFLASDFLFLRMVDGALQLALLAPLLIITMGYIIIVLYIFPVYVHYEGTLMDYLKNAFFIGVLNFHITLLLLAGLGAILFLMLYQPGLIPFFGGASMAWIFMIGGNYCFKRISYKKARLLGGCMDSSKQIAE
- a CDS encoding amino acid ABC transporter permease; amino-acid sequence: MDIAGALSVDHLKFLADGFKVTLYIAFVSIVLSFIIGIVLGTLRFAKIKFLSKVVALIVETIRNMPLLLIIFFTFFALPEVGLKLSPTAAAISALTVFESAMLAEIVRSGLTSIHKGQIEAARSSGLTYIQTLWHIVMPQALRRMVPPIVSQFISLLKDTSLCVIIALPEFMHNAQIIYAQNVNYVIPIFVVVALMYFIVNYCLSLIARRLESKQA
- a CDS encoding amino acid ABC transporter permease, with product MLDFSILVDNWDTYLEGFKNTVLSSIIALIGSFIIGVIVAVMRIAPIKPLNWIGSAYVEFIRNIPLLIIAFFFYIGLPAVGVTLTGFVAGTIALAIYTASFIAEAIRAGIQSVPKGQMEAARSSGLTYLQAMRVIILPQAIKIVIPPIGNQFINLVKNSAILGMIAGLDLMYFGDLVSSHTFVTFDVYIFVAIFYLVLTIPLSLGVGYLEKRLARSH